The following are encoded together in the Adhaeribacter arboris genome:
- the infA gene encoding translation initiation factor IF-1, translating to MAKQSSIEQDGTIVEALSNAMFRVELENGHQVISHISGKMRMHYIKILPGDKVKIEMSPYDLSKGRIVYRYK from the coding sequence ATGGCTAAACAGTCTTCTATCGAACAAGATGGGACAATAGTTGAGGCATTGTCCAATGCAATGTTTCGGGTAGAATTAGAAAATGGACATCAAGTAATTTCACATATATCTGGTAAGATGCGGATGCACTACATTAAAATTCTGCCAGGTGATAAAGTTAAAATTGAGATGTCGCCATATGATTTATCAAAAGGTAGAATAGTTTATAGATATAAAT